TATTTCAATTTCTGCAGTTTGCCCTCGTCTCGATATGTCGTCCATCTCTGCCGCTAGCGTTACCGAACCATCAGCTGCCATTGAGGGAGCGGAAAAGAAACCACTGAAACCATGCTGTGCGTGTCCAGAGACCAAAAAAGAAAGGGATGCATGGTAAGGATCTCAAATTGACAA
The sequence above is a segment of the Alosa sapidissima isolate fAloSap1 chromosome 2, fAloSap1.pri, whole genome shotgun sequence genome. Coding sequences within it:
- the LOC121688971 gene encoding cytochrome c oxidase copper chaperone; the encoded protein is MSSISAASVTEPSAAIEGAEKKPLKPCCACPETKKERDACIIEKGEESCTGLIEAHKECMRALGFKI